In the Elizabethkingia bruuniana genome, TTTACGACAGTGATGCTGAAAACGGAAAGAAATTAGAGCAGGAATTTGGTTATAAATACTACAACGATCTGGACCAGCTGTTAAGTGAAATTCAGGTTCTGGATATTGTAACACCTACCCTCTTCCATTACGAATACGCAAAAAAAGCAATAGAAAAAGGAATTCATTTCTTTATTGAAAAACCGGTTACCCAAACTTTGGAACAGGCAGAAGAGTTGATCCGTCTTTGCGAGGAAAAAAATATAAAAGTACAAGTAGGCCACGTTGAACGTTATAATCCTGCTTATATCGCTACAAAGAGTTACCTGAGCAATCCTCAATTTATTGAAATCCACCGTTTAGCCGAGTTTAACCCTCGTGGTACAGATGTATCTGTAGTATTGGATTTAATGATCCACGATCTGGATATATTACTGAGTATTGTGAAGTCACCTGTAAAACACCTCCATGCAAGTGGTGTATCTGTTGTGAGCAAGACTCCGGATATTACCAATGCCCGTATAGAATTTGAAAACGGTTGTGTAGCAAATCTTACAACTAGTCGTATTTCTATGAAGGCAATGCGTAAAAGCAGATTCTTCCAGAAAGATGCCTATATTTCCATAGATTTCTTGGAGAAAAAAGCAGAGGTTATCCGTATGCAGGCAGCTCCGGAAACTCCGTCCGATTTCGATATGATTATTGAGAATGCTGAAGGTGAAAAGAACCAGATTGTATTTGAATATCCAAATATTCAGCCGAACAATGCTATTCTGGATGAACTGGAAAGCTTCGCTCAGGCTATAGAAGAAAATACACCTATTGAAGTAAGCTTAAATGACGGAACCGAGGCGT is a window encoding:
- a CDS encoding Gfo/Idh/MocA family protein, giving the protein MLKAGLVGAGHLGKIHLKLLNQSEKYELVGFYDSDAENGKKLEQEFGYKYYNDLDQLLSEIQVLDIVTPTLFHYEYAKKAIEKGIHFFIEKPVTQTLEQAEELIRLCEEKNIKVQVGHVERYNPAYIATKSYLSNPQFIEIHRLAEFNPRGTDVSVVLDLMIHDLDILLSIVKSPVKHLHASGVSVVSKTPDITNARIEFENGCVANLTTSRISMKAMRKSRFFQKDAYISIDFLEKKAEVIRMQAAPETPSDFDMIIENAEGEKNQIVFEYPNIQPNNAILDELESFAQAIEENTPIEVSLNDGTEALKVALKIMELIK